Proteins encoded within one genomic window of Actinoplanes octamycinicus:
- a CDS encoding aldehyde dehydrogenase family protein codes for MTSEFREQLYIGGAWVPPDSGDRIEVENPYTEQVLGHVPAGTAEDVNLAVSAARQAFDGWAGLPLAERGAALSRLHEALAARAADIARTVGQELGTPLKIAQAVQAGLPLAVLKGYAELAAQPVTEETIGNSLIVREAAGVVGAITPWNYPLHQVVAKVGAALAAGCTVVLKPSELTPLVAFLLFDAAHEAGLPPGVLNLVTGTGPVVGAALAGHPDVDLISFTGSTATGRAITHAAADRIAKVSLELGGKSANLILEDADLVKAVKVGVGNAFLNSGQTCTAWTRMLVHRSHYDEAVELAAKTAAGYTVGDPFDPATRLGPLVSAGQRERVRGFIERAQARLVAGGLDAPVPATGHFVAPTVFADVDPDSELAQEEVFGPVLSIIPFDSDDEAVAIANNSKYGLAGAVWGSDERALAVARRLRTGAVDVNGGAFNPFAPFGGYKQSGIGRELGRYGLEEFQQVKAIQR; via the coding sequence GGTGGAGAACCCGTACACCGAGCAGGTGCTCGGCCACGTGCCGGCCGGCACCGCCGAGGACGTGAACCTCGCGGTCTCCGCCGCCCGGCAGGCTTTCGACGGCTGGGCCGGGCTGCCGCTCGCCGAGCGCGGCGCCGCCCTGAGCCGCCTGCACGAGGCGCTCGCCGCCCGGGCCGCCGACATCGCCCGGACCGTCGGGCAGGAGCTGGGCACCCCGCTCAAGATCGCCCAGGCGGTCCAGGCCGGCCTGCCGCTCGCCGTGCTGAAGGGGTACGCCGAGCTGGCCGCCCAGCCGGTGACCGAGGAGACGATCGGCAACTCGCTGATCGTCCGGGAGGCGGCCGGCGTGGTCGGCGCGATCACCCCGTGGAACTACCCGCTGCACCAGGTGGTGGCGAAGGTCGGGGCGGCGCTCGCGGCCGGCTGCACGGTGGTGCTCAAGCCGAGCGAGCTCACCCCGCTGGTGGCGTTCCTGCTCTTCGACGCGGCGCACGAGGCCGGCCTGCCGCCCGGCGTGCTGAACCTGGTCACCGGCACCGGGCCGGTGGTCGGCGCGGCGCTGGCCGGGCACCCGGACGTCGATCTGATCTCGTTCACCGGCTCCACCGCGACCGGCCGGGCGATCACCCACGCCGCCGCCGACCGGATCGCCAAGGTCTCCCTGGAGCTGGGCGGCAAGTCGGCGAACCTGATCCTGGAGGACGCCGACCTGGTCAAGGCGGTCAAGGTCGGGGTCGGCAACGCGTTCCTCAACTCCGGCCAGACCTGCACCGCCTGGACCCGGATGCTGGTCCACCGCAGCCACTACGACGAGGCGGTGGAGCTGGCCGCCAAGACCGCGGCCGGGTACACCGTGGGCGACCCGTTCGACCCGGCCACCCGGCTCGGCCCGCTGGTCTCGGCCGGGCAGCGGGAGCGGGTCCGCGGCTTCATCGAGCGGGCCCAGGCCCGGCTGGTGGCCGGCGGGCTGGACGCGCCGGTGCCGGCCACCGGCCACTTCGTGGCGCCGACCGTCTTCGCCGACGTCGACCCGGACAGCGAGCTGGCCCAGGAGGAGGTCTTCGGCCCGGTGCTGTCGATCATCCCGTTCGACTCCGACGACGAGGCCGTGGCGATCGCCAACAACTCGAAGTACGGCCTGGCCGGCGCGGTGTGGGGCAGCGACGAGCGGGCCCTCGCGGTGGCCCGGCGGCTGCGTACCGGCGCGGTCGACGTGAACGGCGGCGCGTTCAACCCGTTCGCCCCGTTCGGCGGGTACAAGCAGTCCGGCATCGGCCGGGAGCTGGGAAGATACGGCCTGGAGGAGTTCCAGCAGGTGAAGGCGATCCAGCGATGA
- a CDS encoding type II toxin-antitoxin system RelE/ParE family toxin: MTGWEIFATDEFYAWADTLDEVSLRHLVQAIDQLAEVGPGLGRPLVDHIEGSQVHNMKELRPGSSGRSEIRALFVFDPWRSAILLIGGDKSGNWSGWYRTAIPAAEQLYARYLKDRQNEEA, translated from the coding sequence GTGACAGGATGGGAGATCTTCGCGACGGACGAGTTCTACGCCTGGGCAGACACACTCGATGAGGTTTCTCTGCGACATCTCGTGCAAGCCATTGATCAGCTCGCCGAGGTGGGCCCGGGGTTGGGACGGCCACTCGTGGACCACATCGAGGGTTCACAGGTACACAACATGAAGGAGCTACGACCCGGTTCATCGGGACGAAGCGAGATTCGTGCCCTGTTCGTCTTCGACCCCTGGCGGTCAGCGATCCTGCTCATCGGCGGAGACAAGTCCGGTAACTGGTCCGGGTGGTATCGCACGGCGATTCCGGCGGCCGAGCAGTTGTACGCGCGGTACCTGAAGGACCGCCAGAACGAGGAGGCGTGA
- a CDS encoding ATP-binding protein, with protein sequence MGEISAGSRLLERSGQLGALHQAHETVRGGRGGVLVLLGGEAGGGKTALVRRFRAECRPARPVLWGGCDPLWTPRPLGPFLEMAQDGGPIGELIGQGAKPYELAGAVIRDVRERPGLVLVVEDLHWADEATLDVLSLLGRRIAELPALIIATYRSDEVTDRRHPVRRLFGELQGDRIVRMGVEPLSPAAVGELAASHGRDGRALHRATCGNPFFVTEVLARDDGDVPLTVRDAVLARAARLSPEATAVLDAVSVIPPHAELRMLTGMAGLDEALRAGMLESVPGGVAFRHELARITVEESLAPHRRLELHRGVLRALLADPDRADPSRVAHHAEAAGDTGVVLRWAPRAAEQAADSGAHREAAAQYARALRFAAGLAPAERADLLERRSYECYLTEQTEESIEDLQEAIRYRRQIGDRLGEGTALSILSRRQWCGGYIEAAAAAGREALRLLDAMPSGPEYAMACTNQASIALNIEEYPDAMELGARALRLGEQHGVTEVVVHSLNNLGTMQLIAGEPEGIGKLERSLALAEQAGLEEHIGRAYIHAGWSMTRVRSYHLASWLDRGVTACADLGLEAWKHYVLAYRARYHLDMGRWEPALTDAEEVLRDAKPVPLLRIMALAVIGLIQARGGDADPWPVLDEARDLAAGKGELQYLAPVATARAEAAWLAGAPVEPEIAEAWALATRRQARWVLGELAWLRRLAGQPDVTLPGIRLLEPYALQLAGDVEGAAERWRKRDCSYDAALALAGAAGETGLRAALAEFQRLGTRPAAAIVTRRLRSRGVRDIPRGPQRWTRDHPAELTRREVEVLGLIRQGMSNVEIADRLFLSTKTVHHHVSAILRKLGVSRRGQAAAEADRRGLTP encoded by the coding sequence ATGGGGGAGATCTCGGCCGGATCCCGGCTGCTGGAGCGGTCCGGGCAGCTCGGCGCGCTGCATCAGGCCCACGAGACGGTGCGCGGCGGGCGGGGCGGGGTGCTCGTGCTGCTCGGCGGCGAGGCCGGCGGGGGCAAGACCGCTCTGGTCCGGCGGTTCCGGGCGGAGTGCCGGCCGGCCCGCCCGGTGCTCTGGGGCGGCTGTGATCCGCTGTGGACGCCGCGGCCGCTCGGTCCGTTCCTGGAGATGGCGCAGGACGGCGGGCCGATCGGGGAGCTGATCGGGCAGGGCGCGAAACCCTACGAGCTGGCCGGCGCCGTCATCCGGGACGTGCGGGAGCGGCCCGGCCTGGTCCTGGTCGTGGAGGACCTGCACTGGGCCGACGAGGCCACCCTGGACGTGCTCAGCCTGCTCGGCCGGCGGATCGCCGAGCTGCCGGCGCTGATCATCGCGACCTACCGCAGCGACGAGGTGACCGACCGGCGGCATCCGGTGCGCCGGCTCTTCGGCGAGCTGCAGGGCGACCGGATCGTCCGGATGGGTGTCGAGCCGCTGTCCCCGGCAGCGGTCGGCGAGCTGGCCGCGTCGCACGGGCGGGACGGCCGGGCGCTGCACCGGGCGACCTGCGGCAACCCGTTCTTCGTCACCGAGGTGCTGGCCCGCGACGACGGCGACGTCCCGCTGACCGTGCGGGACGCGGTGCTGGCCCGGGCCGCCCGGCTCAGCCCGGAGGCGACCGCGGTGCTGGACGCGGTCTCGGTCATCCCGCCGCACGCCGAGCTGCGCATGCTGACCGGGATGGCCGGGCTGGACGAGGCGCTGCGGGCCGGGATGCTGGAGAGCGTGCCGGGCGGGGTGGCGTTCCGGCACGAGCTGGCCCGGATCACCGTCGAGGAGTCGCTCGCCCCGCACCGGCGGCTGGAGCTGCACCGCGGCGTGCTGCGGGCGCTGCTGGCCGATCCGGACCGGGCCGACCCGAGCCGGGTCGCGCACCACGCCGAGGCGGCCGGCGACACCGGGGTGGTGCTCCGCTGGGCACCGCGCGCCGCCGAGCAGGCCGCCGACTCGGGCGCGCACCGGGAGGCCGCCGCGCAATACGCCCGGGCCCTGCGCTTCGCCGCCGGCCTGGCCCCAGCCGAACGCGCCGACCTGCTGGAACGCCGCTCCTACGAGTGTTACCTGACCGAGCAGACCGAGGAGTCGATCGAAGACTTGCAAGAGGCGATCCGGTACCGCCGGCAGATCGGCGACCGGCTCGGCGAGGGCACCGCGCTGTCCATCCTGTCCCGGCGGCAGTGGTGCGGCGGCTACATCGAGGCGGCGGCCGCGGCCGGGCGGGAGGCGCTGCGGCTCCTGGACGCCATGCCGTCCGGCCCGGAGTACGCGATGGCCTGCACCAACCAGGCGTCGATCGCGCTCAACATCGAGGAGTACCCGGACGCCATGGAGCTGGGCGCCCGCGCGTTGCGGCTGGGCGAGCAGCACGGCGTCACCGAGGTGGTCGTGCACAGCCTGAACAACCTGGGCACCATGCAGCTGATCGCCGGCGAGCCGGAGGGGATCGGCAAGCTGGAGCGCAGCCTGGCGCTGGCCGAGCAGGCCGGGCTGGAGGAGCACATCGGGCGGGCGTACATCCACGCCGGCTGGTCGATGACCCGGGTCCGGTCCTACCATCTGGCGTCCTGGCTGGACCGGGGCGTGACCGCCTGCGCCGACCTGGGGCTGGAGGCGTGGAAGCACTACGTGCTCGCCTACCGGGCCCGCTACCACCTGGACATGGGCCGCTGGGAGCCGGCGCTGACCGACGCCGAGGAGGTGCTGCGCGACGCCAAGCCGGTGCCGCTGCTGCGGATCATGGCGCTCGCGGTGATCGGGCTGATCCAGGCCCGGGGCGGCGACGCCGATCCGTGGCCGGTCCTGGACGAGGCCCGCGACCTGGCCGCCGGCAAGGGCGAGCTGCAGTACCTCGCCCCGGTGGCGACCGCCCGGGCGGAGGCGGCCTGGCTGGCCGGCGCCCCGGTCGAGCCGGAGATCGCCGAGGCCTGGGCGCTGGCGACCCGGCGGCAGGCCCGGTGGGTGCTCGGCGAGCTGGCCTGGCTGCGCCGGCTGGCCGGGCAGCCGGACGTCACCCTGCCCGGGATCCGGCTGCTGGAGCCCTATGCCCTGCAGCTGGCCGGGGACGTGGAGGGCGCCGCGGAGCGCTGGCGGAAACGGGACTGCTCCTACGACGCGGCACTGGCCCTGGCCGGCGCCGCCGGGGAGACCGGGTTGCGGGCCGCGCTCGCCGAGTTCCAGCGGCTGGGGACCCGGCCGGCCGCCGCGATCGTCACCCGCCGGCTGCGCTCCCGCGGCGTCCGCGACATCCCGCGCGGCCCGCAGCGCTGGACCCGGGACCATCCGGCCGAGCTGACCCGGCGCGAGGTCGAGGTGCTCGGCCTGATCCGGCAGGGGATGTCCAATGTGGAGATCGCCGACCGGCTCTTCCTCTCCACCAAGACCGTGCACCACCACGTCTCGGCGATCCTGCGCAAGCTCGGGGTGTCCCGCCGGGGTCAGGCCGCGGCGGAGGCGGACCGTCGGGGCTTGACCCCCTAA
- a CDS encoding helix-turn-helix domain-containing protein: MPGYHKWSDIRAEFVEKAGGEEAIAEARRQSQAYVNGYRLAERRKAIGLTQVEVAERMGVTKGRVSQIERGEVSTVDAIARYVHALGGYLQISAVFGDDLYILRGTDPQAA, translated from the coding sequence GTGCCCGGATACCACAAGTGGAGCGACATCCGAGCCGAATTCGTGGAGAAGGCCGGCGGCGAGGAGGCCATCGCTGAAGCTCGCCGGCAGAGCCAGGCGTATGTCAACGGATACCGACTGGCGGAACGACGGAAGGCGATCGGGCTGACCCAGGTCGAGGTCGCCGAGCGGATGGGCGTGACCAAGGGCCGCGTCTCCCAGATCGAACGCGGCGAGGTCTCCACCGTCGACGCGATCGCCCGCTACGTCCACGCGCTCGGCGGCTATCTCCAGATCTCCGCCGTTTTCGGCGACGACCTGTACATCCTGCGCGGCACCGACCCGCAGGCCGCCTGA
- a CDS encoding TetR/AcrR family transcriptional regulator — protein sequence MTSPQRVDGRTARSERTRNAIVDAHLRLIRDGDLRPTADRIAKLAGVSLRALWSHFADMESLMAASGQRVLEERDESYRQISPELPLPERIDAFCRQRARMLEEIGPTARASALKEPFSSGLQHYRRLHVSRVRDELTSTFPEEIGSDEELLNALTTISLWPAWSTLREAMELPVEAAEAALARGVRALLTT from the coding sequence GTGACCTCACCGCAACGTGTCGACGGTCGCACCGCGCGGTCCGAGCGGACCCGTAACGCGATCGTCGACGCCCACCTCCGGCTGATCCGGGACGGCGACCTGCGTCCCACCGCCGACCGGATCGCCAAGCTGGCCGGGGTCTCGCTGCGTGCACTGTGGAGCCACTTCGCCGACATGGAGTCGCTGATGGCGGCCAGCGGGCAGCGGGTCCTGGAGGAGCGGGACGAGTCGTACCGGCAGATCTCGCCGGAGCTGCCACTGCCCGAGCGGATCGACGCGTTCTGCCGGCAGCGGGCCCGGATGCTGGAGGAGATCGGGCCCACCGCGCGCGCCTCGGCGCTGAAGGAGCCGTTCTCCAGCGGCCTGCAGCACTACCGACGGCTCCACGTCTCGCGGGTGCGCGACGAGCTGACCAGCACGTTCCCCGAGGAGATCGGGTCGGACGAGGAGCTGCTCAACGCGCTGACCACGATCAGCCTCTGGCCGGCCTGGTCGACCTTGCGGGAGGCGATGGAGCTGCCGGTGGAGGCCGCCGAGGCCGCCCTGGCCCGGGGCGTCCGGGCCCTGCTCACCACCTGA
- a CDS encoding phosphotransferase family protein: MKGLDLEKLQAYLDSPPLTGTMFAGGRSNLTYAVTDGTNRWVLRRPPLGHVLPTAHDMAREHKVLAALSQAGFPVPRPVLLCTDSDVIGAPFYLMEHVDGKIYREAADLERIDLHSLTMTLVDTLADLHALDPEKIGLGDFGKAEGFNERQVRRWKKQLDASRSRELSGIEELHARLAADIPAGGPGAVVHGDFRLDNVLIGSSSEVTAVLDWEMSTLGDPLSDLALMLVYAGRPLLFKDGKPVAPIDLPGHPSLDEMAARYADRSGRDVSDLHWYVGFAAFKLAVILEGVHYRYTKGQTVGAGFDTVGAMVPELIAQGHRALEGH; encoded by the coding sequence GTGAAGGGCCTCGACCTGGAGAAGCTCCAGGCGTACCTGGACAGTCCGCCGCTGACCGGGACGATGTTCGCGGGCGGGCGGTCGAACCTGACCTACGCGGTCACCGACGGGACGAACCGGTGGGTGCTGCGCCGCCCGCCGCTCGGGCACGTGCTGCCCACCGCGCACGACATGGCCCGCGAGCACAAGGTGCTCGCCGCGCTCTCCCAGGCCGGCTTCCCGGTCCCCCGGCCGGTGCTGCTGTGCACCGACAGCGACGTCATCGGCGCGCCGTTCTACCTGATGGAACACGTCGACGGGAAGATCTACCGGGAGGCCGCCGACCTCGAACGGATCGACCTGCACAGCCTGACGATGACGCTGGTCGACACCCTCGCCGACCTGCACGCCCTGGACCCGGAGAAGATCGGGCTGGGCGACTTCGGCAAGGCGGAGGGCTTCAACGAGCGCCAGGTCCGCCGCTGGAAGAAGCAGCTCGACGCGTCCCGCAGCCGGGAGCTGTCCGGCATCGAGGAACTGCACGCCCGGCTGGCCGCGGACATCCCGGCCGGCGGGCCCGGCGCGGTGGTGCACGGCGACTTCCGCCTGGACAACGTGCTGATCGGCTCCTCCTCGGAGGTGACGGCCGTCCTCGACTGGGAGATGTCGACGCTCGGCGACCCGCTCAGCGACCTGGCCCTGATGCTGGTCTACGCGGGCCGCCCGCTGCTGTTCAAGGACGGCAAGCCGGTCGCCCCGATCGACCTGCCCGGCCACCCGTCGCTGGACGAGATGGCCGCCCGGTACGCCGACCGCAGCGGCCGCGACGTCAGCGACCTGCACTGGTACGTCGGGTTCGCCGCCTTCAAGCTCGCCGTCATCCTGGAGGGCGTGCACTACCGCTACACCAAGGGCCAGACCGTCGGGGCCGGCTTCGACACCGTGGGCGCGATGGTGCCCGAGTTGATCGCGCAGGGCCACCGAGCGCTGGAAGGACACTGA
- a CDS encoding alcohol dehydrogenase catalytic domain-containing protein codes for MSHYIPGLVVRTAGVPAAVEELRLPEVGPGQVRVRVRAAGVCHSDLSMINGTLRPPHPLVLGHEAAGEVVEVGEHVTRAAVGDHVVLNWQPPCRSCWFCEHGQPWLCATSSGVAALENGMTLDGAPVHVCLGLGAFAEQVVAPENAVIGVPKELDFELAALLGCSVLTGSGAVRNTARVQPGESVLVIGLGGVGLSVVAAARAAGAGQVIAVDVTEAKKGLAEAAGATDFVVSSDALSKDVRVRTEGRGADHAIECVGRPSTIRAAWRATRRGGQVTVVGMGAADDMVQLGALDIFSSARTLRASVYGQADPDVEVPALARDVLDGKLSLDHLITDRITLADVPAAFDRMARGEGARSVVRL; via the coding sequence ATGAGCCACTACATCCCCGGGCTGGTGGTCCGGACGGCCGGCGTCCCGGCCGCCGTCGAGGAGCTGCGGCTGCCCGAGGTCGGCCCGGGCCAGGTGCGGGTCCGGGTCCGGGCGGCCGGCGTCTGCCACTCCGACCTTTCGATGATCAACGGGACGTTGCGGCCGCCGCACCCGCTGGTCCTCGGGCACGAGGCGGCCGGCGAGGTGGTCGAGGTCGGCGAGCACGTCACCCGGGCCGCGGTCGGCGACCACGTGGTGCTGAACTGGCAGCCGCCGTGCCGCAGCTGCTGGTTCTGCGAGCACGGGCAGCCCTGGTTGTGCGCCACCTCGTCCGGGGTGGCCGCGCTGGAGAACGGGATGACCCTGGACGGGGCGCCGGTGCACGTGTGCCTCGGGCTGGGCGCGTTCGCCGAGCAGGTGGTGGCCCCGGAGAACGCGGTCATCGGCGTACCGAAGGAACTCGATTTCGAACTGGCGGCGCTGCTCGGGTGCTCGGTGCTGACCGGGTCGGGCGCGGTGCGCAACACCGCGCGGGTGCAGCCGGGCGAGTCGGTGCTGGTGATCGGCCTCGGCGGGGTCGGGCTGTCGGTGGTGGCGGCGGCCCGGGCGGCCGGTGCCGGGCAGGTGATCGCGGTCGACGTCACCGAGGCGAAGAAGGGGCTGGCCGAGGCGGCCGGCGCGACCGACTTCGTGGTCTCCTCGGACGCGCTCTCCAAGGACGTGCGGGTGCGCACCGAGGGGCGCGGCGCCGACCACGCCATCGAGTGCGTCGGCCGGCCCTCGACGATCCGGGCCGCGTGGCGGGCCACCCGGCGCGGCGGCCAGGTCACCGTGGTCGGGATGGGCGCGGCCGACGACATGGTGCAGCTCGGCGCGCTGGACATCTTCTCCTCGGCGCGGACCCTGCGCGCCTCGGTCTACGGCCAGGCCGACCCGGACGTCGAGGTGCCGGCGCTGGCCCGCGACGTCCTGGACGGCAAGCTGTCGCTGGACCACCTGATCACCGACCGGATCACCCTGGCCGACGTCCCGGCCGCCTTCGACCGCATGGCCCGCGGCGAGGGCGCGCGCTCCGTCGTCCGCCTCTGA
- a CDS encoding acyl-CoA dehydrogenase family protein has protein sequence MDFEFDATTEDYRKRLLAFMDEHVYPAEKDFHAAGDGWEPPAVLATLQTAAKAAGLWNLFLPGEHGAGLTNLQYAPLAEIMGRSPAIAPAAFNCNAPDTGNIEVLAEFGTPEQQERWLKPLLAGEIRSAFAMTEPQVASSDATNIGTRIERDGDEYVINGRKFYITGAMNPNCKIFIVMGKTDPDADRHVQQSQILVPRDTPGLTVKRGMTVFGYTDGDHGGHAELIFENVRVPASNLIGVEGGGFAISQARLGPGRIHHCMRLIGMAERGLELMCRRALERTPFGKPLAEQGVIQDWIAESRVRIEQARLLVLKAAWLMDTVGNKGAHTEIQAIKIVVPQTVEWILDKAIQAHGALGTSQDTPLAQLWAGARTLRLADGPDEVHKRSLARRELNRYRSRP, from the coding sequence ATGGACTTCGAGTTCGACGCGACCACCGAGGACTACCGCAAGCGGCTGCTCGCCTTCATGGACGAACACGTCTACCCCGCCGAAAAGGACTTCCACGCCGCCGGGGACGGCTGGGAGCCGCCCGCCGTCCTGGCCACCCTGCAGACCGCGGCGAAGGCGGCCGGCCTGTGGAACCTCTTCCTGCCGGGCGAGCACGGCGCCGGGCTGACCAACCTGCAGTACGCGCCGCTGGCCGAGATCATGGGACGCAGCCCGGCGATCGCGCCGGCCGCGTTCAACTGCAACGCGCCGGACACCGGGAACATCGAGGTGCTGGCCGAGTTCGGCACGCCGGAGCAGCAGGAACGCTGGCTCAAGCCGCTGCTGGCCGGCGAGATCCGGTCGGCGTTCGCGATGACCGAGCCGCAGGTGGCCTCGTCGGACGCCACCAACATCGGCACCCGGATCGAGCGGGACGGCGACGAGTACGTCATCAACGGCCGGAAGTTCTACATCACCGGCGCGATGAACCCGAACTGCAAGATCTTCATCGTGATGGGCAAGACCGACCCGGACGCCGACCGGCACGTGCAGCAGAGCCAGATCCTGGTGCCACGGGACACCCCGGGCCTCACGGTCAAGCGCGGCATGACCGTCTTCGGGTACACCGACGGCGACCACGGCGGCCACGCCGAGCTGATCTTCGAGAACGTCCGGGTGCCGGCGAGCAACCTGATCGGCGTCGAGGGCGGCGGCTTCGCGATCTCCCAGGCCCGGCTCGGCCCCGGCCGGATCCACCACTGCATGCGGCTGATCGGGATGGCCGAGCGCGGCCTGGAGCTGATGTGCCGGCGGGCGCTGGAGCGCACCCCGTTCGGCAAGCCGCTCGCCGAGCAGGGCGTGATCCAGGACTGGATCGCCGAGTCCCGGGTCCGGATCGAGCAGGCCCGGCTGCTGGTGCTCAAGGCCGCCTGGCTGATGGACACGGTCGGCAACAAGGGCGCGCACACCGAGATCCAGGCCATCAAGATCGTGGTGCCGCAGACCGTCGAGTGGATCCTGGACAAGGCGATCCAGGCCCACGGCGCGCTCGGCACCAGCCAGGACACGCCACTCGCCCAGCTCTGGGCGGGGGCCCGCACGCTGCGTCTCGCCGACGGCCCCGACGAGGTGCACAAGCGCTCGCTGGCCCGGCGGGAGCTGAACCGCTACCGGAGTCGTCCGTGA